A genomic stretch from Cyprinus carpio isolate SPL01 chromosome A12, ASM1834038v1, whole genome shotgun sequence includes:
- the LOC109061457 gene encoding pyroglutamylated RF-amide peptide receptor, which translates to MSSSTEMTATTKITPEVLQELLQFYNLSRQEFIHTYNIQPLVYIPELPAGAKTTFVVMYVIIFALALVGNSLVVCVVLRKRAMRTATNIFICSLAVSDLLITFFCIPFTLLQNISSEWLGGVLVCKTVPFVQTTAIVTGILTMTCIAVERYQGIVYPLKMKRQYTPKRAYRMLGLVWIAAVMVGSPMLFVQQLEVKYDFLYDHHHVCCQERWHSLLHRQVYTTFIMVALFLLPLAAMLFLYSRIGVELWIRKRVGDSSVLSTMNHREISKISRKKKRAVKMMITIVLLFTVCWAPFHIVHMLFEYNELEKNYDEVTVNMIIAVVQAIGFSNSFNNPIVYAFMNENFKKNCVATLSVYLRRPVQQSGAVQRPNLSVHFSKPLKTSGNNADLHTHQNRVLSSSHGDLEMSTAFTEQKVKTTNSLLPSSSSCVK; encoded by the exons ATGTCTTCTTCTACAGAGATGACGGCTACCACGAAGATCACTCCGGAGGTTCTCCAGGAACTCCTGCAGTTCTACAACCTCTCGCGTCAGGAATTCATCCACACCTACAACATCCAGCCTCTGGTCTACATCCCCGAGCTCCCTGCTGGAGCGAAGACCACGTTTGTCGTGATGTACGTGATTATATTCGCGCTGGCGCTGGTCGGGAACAGTCTGGTGGTTTGTGTCGTGCTGCGTAAGCGCGCGATGCGCACCGCCACCAACATCTTCATCTGTTCTCTGGCGGTCAGCGACCTGCTCATCACCTTCTTCTGCATCCCGTTCACACTGCTGCAGAACATCTCTTCAGAGTGGCTGGGAG GGGTTCTAGTATGCAAGACCGTTCCTTTCGTACAGACCACAGCCATCGTCACAGGCATCCTCACCATGACCTGCATCGCTGTGGAGAGATACCAGGGCATCGTCTATCCGCTCAAAATGAAGAGGCAGTACACTCCGAAACGAGCCTACAGGATGCTAG GGCTGGTGTGGATCGCTGCGGTCATGGTTGGATCACCGATGCTGTTCGTGCAGCAGCTAGAG GTGAAGTACGACTTCCTGTACGATCATCATCACGTGTGCTGTCAGGAGCGCTGGCATTCGCTGCTGCACCGTCAGGTTTACACCACCTTCATCATGGTGGCGCTGTTCCTGCTGCCGCTGGCCGCCATGCTCTTCCTCTACAGCCGCATCGGCGTTGAGCTCTGGATCCGGAAACGTGTGGGAGACTCTTCCGTCCTCAGCACCATGAACCACAGAGAGATCAGCAAAATCTCAAG GAAGAAGAAACGTGCCGTTAAAATGATGATCACCATCGTCCTGCTGTTCACCGTCTGCTGGGCTCCGTTTCATATCGTGCACATGCTGTTCGAGTaca ACGAGCTGGAGAAGAACTACGACGAGGTCACGGTGAACATGATCATCGCTGTGGTGCAGGCCATCGGCTTCTCCAACTCCTTCAACAACCCCATCGTCTACGCCTTCATGAACGAGAACTTCAAGAAGAACTGCGTGGCCACGCTTTCTGTGTACCTGCGGCGTCCCGTCCAGCAGAGCGGCGCCGTTCAGCGGCCCAACCTCAGCGTGCACTTCTCCAAACCCCTCAAAACCAGCGGGAACAACGCCGAcctgcacacgcatcagaaccgAGTGCTGTCCTCGTCACACGGAGATCTGGAGATGTCCACGGCGTTCACCGAGCAGAAAGTCAAAACCACAAACTCTCTGCTTCCGTCCAGCAGCTCCTGTGTGAAATAA
- the tbata gene encoding protein TBATA yields MEPSEEQVNEALRISPESVRQEKALCETPVTSRTSTRGSLRFGSLSHHSFFSRHNPHPHRVRHMQGLNGKPVCTVNDDWYGFTPLCPHPLIKSQVSGSRWSVFLTPEIGSARSGARAELISESWREELKDLATKVSLSATQQDTREKLTDEEVPRRKTQYSAQSGRIIPASSWGGKKRSSRTSHKRAQRWQTQTLEGVELKVLELLCQILQTDSLSMVQQWLLLASEKEKELVQGLLQKAMVDSSSLTQQTSGSELLPLTSEDLPDHVFLSSSVSRRKSSSHPAEPLQDKPERIGEAEVLTLYPENT; encoded by the exons ATGGAGCCATCGGAGGAGCAGGTGAATGAAGCTCTGCGGATCAGTCCTGAATCTGTGCGTCAGGAGAAAGCGCTGTGTGAGACCCCGGTCACGAGCAGGACCTCCACTAGAGGCAGCCTTCGCTTCGGGAGCCTCAGCCATCATTCCTTCTTCTCCAGACACAATCCTCATCCTCACAGAGTCAGACACATGCAGG GGTTGAATGGTAAGCCGGTTTGTACGGTGAATGATGACTGGTACGGCTTCACTCCTCTCTGTCCTCATCCGCTCATTAAAAGTCAAGTGTCTGGGAGCCGTTGGTCGGTGTTTCTAACACCTGAGATCGGCTCGGCTCGCTCTGGAGCACGAGCAG AACTGATTTCTGAAAGCTGGCGTGAGGAACTGAAGGATTTGGCCACCAAAGTCAGTCTTTCAGCGACCCAGCAGGACACGAGAGAG AAACTCACAGATGAGGAAGTTCCTCGCAGGAAGACGCAGTATTCGGCGCAGTCCGGCCGGATCATCCCTGCTTCGTCCTGGGGAGGGAAGAAGCGCAGCAGCAGGACTTCACACAAACGAGCTCAGCGATGGCAGACGCAAACCCTGGAGGGGGTGGAGCTCAAG GTGCTGGAGCTTTTGTGTCAGATCCTGCAGACGGATTCTCTCTCAATGGTTCAGCAGTGGCTTTTGTTGGCGAGTGAAAAAG AGAAAGAGCTGGTTCAGGGGTTACTCCAGAAAGCCATGGTCGACTCCAGCTCTCTGACCCAGCAGACATCTGGATCAGAACTTCTGCCTTTGACGTCTGAAGATCTGCCTGATCATGTGTTCCTCAGCTCATCTGTCAGCCGGAGGAAGAGCAG TTCACATCCCGCAGAGCCGTTACAGGACAAACCAG AGCGGATCGGAGAGGCAGAAGTTCTCACGCTGTACCCAGAGAACACATAA